A stretch of DNA from Micromonospora sp. WMMD1155:
GGGTGACCGACCTCAAGATCCGCCAGGCGCTCAACTACGCCATCGACCGCGAAGGCATGATCAAGGCGCTCGGCGGCCAGAACGTCGCCGCGCCGCTGACCACGCTGATGCCGCCGGCCACCATCGGCTACCAGGCGTACGAGGCGTACCCGGCCGGTCCCAACGGCAACGTCGACAAGGCCAAGGAACTGCTCGGCGGCAAGACCCCGGAGCTGGTGCTGGGTGTCGCCGACAACTCCACGGAGCAGCAGCAGGGCGCGCAGCTCAAGGCCAACCTGGAGCGGGCCGGCTTCAAGATCACGGTGCGGAACATCTCCGACGACGCCAAGCTCGACGAGATCAAGAAGAAGGACAACCCGTGGGACCTGTACATCGGTAACTGGGCGGCCGACTGGCCCAGCGGGGCGTCGATCCTGCCGGTGCTCTACGACGGCCGCACCATCAAGGCCGAGGGCAACAGCAACCAGTCCTACTTCAACGACCCGGCGATCAACGCCGAGATGGACCGCATCCTGGCCCTCGCCCCCGCCGACCAGGGCCCGGAGTGGGCCAAGCTCGACGAGCGGATCATGAAGGAGTACGCGCCGGTGGTGCCGATGTACGTCGACGTGGCGTACAACGTGCACGGGTCCAAGGCCGGCGGGATCTTCATCTCCAGCGTCTTCGGCTACCCGTCGTTCGTGAACGCGCACGTCAAGCCGTAGTCGTATTGCAGGCAGGCCGGGCCCCCTTCCGACAGCGTCGTCGGAAGGGGGCCCTCGCCGTCCGTCCTTCGAGCGCGAGCGCTGTTCGGCCGGCCCGGGATGGGTGGTACTGCACGCTTCCTTTCGAGCTGATGTCGTAGACGATTCAGTCGTTGGAGCATCCTCGACCCGGCGTGCCGACGGCCCAGCCTCACGCCTGCACCTCGCAGTGCGGCCACGGCCCTACGCGCGCGGTTGAGGGGAACATTCGTCCAAGCCGGCGGCACGGCAGGGCAGCGACAGTGACTTCATGACGGCATCGCCAGCCCCCGGCAAACAGGTCGACGAGGTCGACCCGCGCGCGCCCGACCAGCAACCGCGTGGACGTCACGCCCGTCGGCGACGGCGCGTCATCGCCTCGACGACACTGCTCACGGTCGTCGGACTGCTCCTCGCCAACGCGGCATCGGTGAACTGGCAGGCCGCGCCTGCCACCGGAGACACGATCCTGCAGCTCGACGGCGGCGACATCAACGTCAGCCAGGACGGACCCCGCGACGCCCCGGTACTCGTGCTGATCCACGGGCTCGGCGCCTCGACCGAGTGGTGGAAGTCGATCGTCCCGACGCTGGCAGCGTCCCATCGTGTCATCCGAATCGACCTGCTCGGACATGGCCGATCCGCGAAACCGACCGGCGGCGGCTATGCCGTGTCGCAGCAAGGACGCCGCGTCGGGCAGGCACTGGACCAGCTCGGCGTCGAACAGGCCATCGTGATCGGCCACTCCACCGGCGGCTACGTCGCCACCGCGCTCGCCGAACACCGCGGCGACCTGGTGACCGCGCTCGCGCTCGTCAACACGGGACCGCACCTGGACGCCTTCATCTCGGACGGGCCGGTCGGCAAGCTCGTCTTCGTCCCCGTGCTGGGTCAACTCCTGTGGCGACTTCGGACCGATGGGATTCTGCGCCGGGGCTTGAGCACCGCGTTCGCGCCCGGCTTCCCCGTCCCGCAGCAGCTCGTCGACGACACGCGTGGCATGACCTACCACGGGCTCACGGCGGCATCGCGGGCGTCCGAGGACTATCTGACCCAGCGACACCTTCCGGATCGGCTCACGAGCCTCGGCAAGCCACTGCTGGTCATCTTCGGTGAGCTCGACCAGAGGTGGCGATCGTCGTCGGCGGCCGCGTACCGCGGCGTTGCGGGTGCGACAGTCGAGCTGATGCCCGGTGTCGGTCACTCACCCATGCTCGAAGATCCTGCGCAGACGGCCGGACTTCTTTCCGACTTCTTCAACTCCGTGCCGGGCGGCCGGTGAGTCGAACGAGAACCGCGACCACGTGCGGCCGTGCGGGGTGCCCTGGTGCTCGTGGATCCATGCGATGGGCCGCGCGCATCCTCAGAGCTCGGGCGACCGGATCGGTCGGCGCGAAAGGCTGGTGCGCATAGGGTCGTCCCGACCCGGTGACGAGGGGTCGTTCGTACGGAGGCGGGGGATGACGACACTGTTCCTGACGGTGGGGCTCCCATGCACCGGGAAGACCACTGCTGCTCGGCGTATCGAGGTCGAGCGGAAGGCTCTTCGTCTGACGAAGGACGAGTGGGTGAAGGCTCTCTACGGGCCGGAGAATCCGCCGTCGGCCCAGGACGTGATCGAAGGAAGGCTCATCGAGATCGGGCTGCGGTCCCTCGAACTCGGCACCAACGTCGTGATCGACTACGGCCTGTGGAGTCGGAACGAGCGCACTGCGCTGCGGCAGGCAGCAGCGGACGTCGGCGCGACGGTGGAGTTGCACTACTTCGCACTCACCCCGGCCGAGCAGCGCAGACGGCTCGATCAGCGCCAAGCGGAAGCGCCGCACACGACGTGGCCGATGTCCGACGACGAACTCGCCGAGTGGGCTGCGAACTTCGAGGTCCCGACGCCGGGCGAACTCGACGGCAGCGAAGCCATCGACGACCCGCCGGCTGGGTTCGCGACGTGGAACCAGTGGCGTACGCACCGCTGGCCGCCGTCGGTCTCCGACCAGGGCACCAGCGGTCTGTGACCGGAGGTGTGTCCGGTGCCGGGCAGCGACTCGACTCGTCGGCGCTTGCCTCATCGGTCGGTCCCGATAGGCGCTGCGGCTACCGCGCCTCGGCTGTTCGCCCCTTGACCTCGCCGGATCGAACTGTTTGGCTGCCTCCGCGATGACCTTGAAAACCCCTCAATCGAACGGGGATAGTCATGTCCTTCATTGACGCAGTCAAGTCGGTTCTCAGTAAGTACGTCGGCTTCACGGGCCGCGCCCGCCGGTCCGAGTACTGGTGGTTCGCCTTGTTCACAGTCCTGGTCAGCATCGTCGCGTCCATCCTGGATGGTGCGCTGGGACTGGACTTCGAGGGCTCCACCACCGGTTTGATCGGCCTCGTCGCCTCCCTGGCGCTGCTGCTGCCTTCGCTGGCGGTCGGGGTGCGACGCCTGCACGACACCGACCGCACGGGATGGTGGTTGCTGATCGCTCTGGTGCCGCTCGTGGGCTTCATCGTCCTCATCGTGTTCTTCGTGTTGGACAGCACGCCGGGCACGAACCGTTTCGGCCCCAACCCGAAGGGCTGAGCGCCGACAACACGTTCCAGGAGTGGGCAGGCCGGCCCCCTTTCCGACAGGGTTGTCGGCAGGGGGGCCGCGTCCCGGGGATCGGACTGAGGCCGGATCCCGGCTACAGCAGATGGGTCCGGAGGAACTCCAGCTCCAGTGGAAGCAGACGCTCGGCGGTGCCGTTCGCGGCCATGTGGGTGGCGCCGGTCAGCGGCAGCACGGCGTGCGGGCGACCGGTGCTCAGCAGGGCCGCCGACAGCCGGAGCGTGTGCGCGGCCACCACGTTGTCGTCGGCCAGACCGTGCACCAGCAGCAACGGGCGGGCCTGGTCCGGGCCGGTGACCGGCTCGGCGGCCAACTCGACGAGCGAGTGGTGCGCGTAGACGTCCATGCCGTCCTCCGGCAACCCCAGATAACGCTCGGTGTACGCGGTGTCGTACAGCGCCCAGTCGGTCACCGGCGCGCCGGCGATGCCGCAGCGGAACAGCTCCGGGTGGCGCAGCACCGCCAACCCGGCCAGCCAGCCGCCGAACGACCAGCCGCGCACCCCCACCCGGCTCAGGTCCAGGTCCGGGTGCTTGCCGGCGAGTGCGGTCAGCGCGTCGATCTGGTCGGTGAGGATCACGTCGGCGACCCGGCGGTGGATCGCCTTCTCGAACGAGGGGGCCACTCCCGGCGTACCCCGGTTGTCGATGGTGACCACCGCGAACCCGGCGTCGGCCCACCACTGCCGCTCCAACCACGCGGCCCGCGCCGCCACGACCTCCTGGTGCCCCGGCCCGCCGTAGATGTCCAGCAGCACCGGCAACCGTCGACCCGTCACGTGGTTGTCCGGGTAGAGCACCGCCGCCGGCAGCCGCCGGTCGGTCACCCGTTCCAGCAGCGGCAGCGGAGCATACGGCGGGTTGGCGGCGAACGACCGCAGCTCGGCCAGCTCCTGGTCACCGCGCCGCACCGTCCAGTGCACCCCGGCGTGGTCCAGTGACGCGACACCGACCGCCAGCACGTCCCCGCCGACCGCGGCGGTGTACCAGCCGGAGTCGGTGGTGAGTCGCCGCGCGTCCACCCCACCGCCGATGGTGGTGCGGATCCGGAACAGGTGACGCTCGCTAGGCTCGCCGTCGCTCGCCTCGACCAGCAGGTCCGCCGGGCCGGAGGCGGCCGGCAGCCGACCGACCACCCGGCGTACGTACAG
This window harbors:
- a CDS encoding alpha/beta fold hydrolase, with the protein product MTASPAPGKQVDEVDPRAPDQQPRGRHARRRRRVIASTTLLTVVGLLLANAASVNWQAAPATGDTILQLDGGDINVSQDGPRDAPVLVLIHGLGASTEWWKSIVPTLAASHRVIRIDLLGHGRSAKPTGGGYAVSQQGRRVGQALDQLGVEQAIVIGHSTGGYVATALAEHRGDLVTALALVNTGPHLDAFISDGPVGKLVFVPVLGQLLWRLRTDGILRRGLSTAFAPGFPVPQQLVDDTRGMTYHGLTAASRASEDYLTQRHLPDRLTSLGKPLLVIFGELDQRWRSSSAAAYRGVAGATVELMPGVGHSPMLEDPAQTAGLLSDFFNSVPGGR
- a CDS encoding ATP-binding protein — protein: MTTLFLTVGLPCTGKTTAARRIEVERKALRLTKDEWVKALYGPENPPSAQDVIEGRLIEIGLRSLELGTNVVIDYGLWSRNERTALRQAAADVGATVELHYFALTPAEQRRRLDQRQAEAPHTTWPMSDDELAEWAANFEVPTPGELDGSEAIDDPPAGFATWNQWRTHRWPPSVSDQGTSGL
- a CDS encoding DUF805 domain-containing protein; amino-acid sequence: MSFIDAVKSVLSKYVGFTGRARRSEYWWFALFTVLVSIVASILDGALGLDFEGSTTGLIGLVASLALLLPSLAVGVRRLHDTDRTGWWLLIALVPLVGFIVLIVFFVLDSTPGTNRFGPNPKG
- a CDS encoding prolyl oligopeptidase family serine peptidase, with product MDFPELAARTHRFSHGAPRAVSVAEDGSRVIFLRSAGPEDPADALWMLDVATAEERLVADPATLLGEDGDVRSLSPGERALRERLRLSAAGIGSYALDAAGRVAVFALAGRLFRADLVHGDVVEVAAVGPVLDPRPDPTGQRLAYVTDAAEGVRRGELRVIDPDGTDTLLAGEDAGVSWGLAEHIAAEEFGRYRGYWWAPDGRSVLAARVDESRLERWHLHDPAQPASPPTAVAYPRAGGPNAEVSLHLLDLDDGWVDVHWDRETYPYLTGVSWGEGSPLITVLRRSQQHGLVLAVDPRTGETQVHAELADPRWVEPIAGTPAHLPDGRVLVGGELAHDGYDARCLFADGTLLTPPSLYVRRVVGRLPAASGPADLLVEASDGEPSERHLFRIRTTIGGGVDARRLTTDSGWYTAAVGGDVLAVGVASLDHAGVHWTVRRGDQELAELRSFAANPPYAPLPLLERVTDRRLPAAVLYPDNHVTGRRLPVLLDIYGGPGHQEVVAARAAWLERQWWADAGFAVVTIDNRGTPGVAPSFEKAIHRRVADVILTDQIDALTALAGKHPDLDLSRVGVRGWSFGGWLAGLAVLRHPELFRCGIAGAPVTDWALYDTAYTERYLGLPEDGMDVYAHHSLVELAAEPVTGPDQARPLLLVHGLADDNVVAAHTLRLSAALLSTGRPHAVLPLTGATHMAANGTAERLLPLELEFLRTHLL